The genomic stretch GTCGATCTTCTTGGCGCGCGGCGTGCGTGCGTTGGTTGCCCGATGGTTTGGGCATACACCGCGTGCCCTGCGCGAGGGACTGGTCTTGTTGGGAATCACGGCCCTGTTTACGCCGCTGCTGTATCTGTGGACCGATCTGTTGCTGGACGTCACGGTATTGGGTCGTTTCGCCTTTTGGCACCTGGGCGCCAAGGTTCTCGCGGTCTGTGTACTGGTCAGCATCTTGCGGATCTATTTGCCCCGCTTGATGGATGAGGCCGAAGTCGAAGAAGTGGCAAGCGCCCGTTTGATGCGCCGTTTGCCTGACAATGCCAGCCACGAAGTGTTGCGGCTGTCGGCAGATGGCCATGTTGTGCAGGTGGTGACGTTAGATCAGCAATATGATCTTCGGATGCGCTTCAGCGATGCGGTCGAGGAAATGGACGCGGTCGAAGGTTATTGCACGCACCGCTCGCATTGGGTTGCACGGGCGGCTGTCAGTGGATCAGAGGTCCGCAACGGGCGGCCCGCGTTGATCCTGCACAATGGTGATGTTGTGCCGGTCAGCCGCAAGTACCAACCGGATATCGAGGCCGCGGGGCTGCTATAGACGCGGCATCGGAATGCGCACGGGCACCGGACCTGTCAGAATTGCGGTCGCATCGGGCCGCATCAGGCGGGCCAGAATGCCGTCATGGCTGTGCAGTCCGCCGGTGTAGGTGCCATAGGCCGGCAGGATAAGCCTGTCACTGTCCAGCAGGAAAGCAGGCCGCGAGATCCTGCGCCCGCGGGTCGGCAGGGTGACCTTTGGGTGATAGTGCCCCGAGATTTCGCCTGTTGTTGCGGTTGTTGCGATATGACGAAAGGTCAGCGGCGGCGCGGTGAACGCGGCCAGATGGCTGCCGCCAAGGGTGATCGGGCCGGGGTCATGGTTGCCTTCGATCCAGATCCAGCGGCGCCCTGCTTGCAGGCGCGTGATCCAGAGCCGGTCTTCTTCGGGCAAGGCCTGCGCGGCTTGCAGGTCATCAAAGCTGTCGCCAAGGCAGACAACAGTGCGCGCCTGCGTGTGGTCCAGGTCGGCCGCAAGGCGGGTCAGCGTGTCGCGGACCTCGTAAGGGGGCAGGCTGGGGCCACCGCGCCGCGCCAGGCGTTCGGATTTGCAAAGGTGCAGGTCGGACACGCACAGCAGGCTGTGGTCGCCCCACCACAGCGCGCCGGAGCCCAGGGCGGTGAGTCTGGCGCCGTTCAGGGATATGTCGCATCCGTTCATGATTTGTTCATAGCTGGTGCGGCGCTATGGGGAAAGCCGGAATTTCGGGGGCGCTGCCCCCGGCGCTTGTGCGCCTCCCCCGGGATATTTAAAGCGTTTCTAACAAAACCTGAATCGCTGGGGATTCCCAAACTGGCCTGATTGTGATTCATCCTGTTTGGGAGGATGAACAATGTCAGCACCTTTGCCATCAGCGCTACGTGCGCGGTTTCAGAGATATATTGAGGAAGGGTTAAGCGGGCGAGCGGCGGCAGCACGCTTGAAGCTGTCGCCAGCAACGGGCGCCCGGTGGCGGCATCAGATCCAAACGACGGGCCGGGCTGATCCTGCCGTACAGGGTCGTCCAAAAGGGTCAGGAAAATTGGCACCCCATGTTGGTTTTTTCGAAGAGTTGATTGCTCAAGACCCTGATATCACACTGTTTGAGCTGCGTGATGCGCTTGCTGATGCAACCGGACTGCAGGTCCAGCACTCTGCTATCGGGCATCTGCTAAAGCGTCTCGGGTTCACGCACAAAAAAAGTCACTGGTCGCTACCGAACGTCACCGTGCCAAGGTGAGGCGACGACGTGAGGACTGGTTCACACACCGTTTGCCAGCCATTGCGCGGATGCCGGAACGCGTTGTCTTTCTTGATGAAACAGCGGTCAAAACGAACCTCGCCCGGCTGCGCGGCTGGGCCCCGCGTGGCGAACGCCTGACGATGGATGCGCCCTTCGGCAGTTGGGGAACCCAAACCCTGATTGCGGGGCTAACACAAGAGTCTCTGATCGCACCTTGGGTGATCAAAGGCGCGATGGATGGTCCTGCCTTCGCGGCCTATGTGCAAAAGGTCCTGATCCCTGAGATCGCGCCAGGCACAGCCGTGGTTCTCGACAACCTCGCGACGCATCACAACAAAGAAGCCGCTGCGGCGCTCAAGGCTCATGGATGCTGGTTCCTCTATCTGCCGCCATATTCGCCAGACCTGAACCCGATTGAGTTGGCTTTCTCCAAATTGAAGGCTCACCTCAGACGCATCAGTGCGCGATCATTCACCTCGGTGTTCGAAGCCCTTGGCGAAATCTGCGCAATGTACTCCCCGCAGGAGTGTACAAACTACTTTCAGGCTGCCGGATATGCCTCAGGTTAAATTAGAAATGCTTTAGGGCCAAAAGAAGGCCAGGGTGTCAGGCCGGCTGTGGCCATCAGGCGGGCGGCTTCTTCGGCCAGAAGGCGTTCCTCGGCCATGCCTTTGACCGGGACGCGGCCCATTTCCAGCAAGAGGGGCGCGGCGAGAGGGGGGACGCGGTTGAGGGTGACCAGATCAACACGCGGTCCGATGCGGGCGGCCATGTCTTCGATGCGGCCAAAATCGACGAGGCCGCGCATGGCTTCTTCGCGGGTGATGTGCAGCATCAGGTGGCCGGGGTCGTATTTGGCCAGCGTGTCATAGAGAATGTCCGAGGAAAACGTGGCCTGACGGCCCGATTTGCGGGCGGTGGGCGTGTTGCGGTCGATCAATCCGGCGATGGTGGCCGAGGCGCGAAAGGTGCGTTTCATCACGGCAT from Pseudosulfitobacter sp. DSM 107133 encodes the following:
- a CDS encoding IS630 family transposase — encoded protein: MRRRREDWFTHRLPAIARMPERVVFLDETAVKTNLARLRGWAPRGERLTMDAPFGSWGTQTLIAGLTQESLIAPWVIKGAMDGPAFAAYVQKVLIPEIAPGTAVVLDNLATHHNKEAAAALKAHGCWFLYLPPYSPDLNPIELAFSKLKAHLRRISARSFTSVFEALGEICAMYSPQECTNYFQAAGYASG
- a CDS encoding LytTR family DNA-binding domain-containing protein, with translation MNLFPDRFPVAFNFSLFQRQTARSSPASVGVGVALVLAIIVVTAVAGPFGTYSEGVFGVRLTYWAGVVCVSIFLARGVRALVARWFGHTPRALREGLVLLGITALFTPLLYLWTDLLLDVTVLGRFAFWHLGAKVLAVCVLVSILRIYLPRLMDEAEVEEVASARLMRRLPDNASHEVLRLSADGHVVQVVTLDQQYDLRMRFSDAVEEMDAVEGYCTHRSHWVARAAVSGSEVRNGRPALILHNGDVVPVSRKYQPDIEAAGLL
- the pdeM gene encoding ligase-associated DNA damage response endonuclease PdeM, whose product is MNGCDISLNGARLTALGSGALWWGDHSLLCVSDLHLCKSERLARRGGPSLPPYEVRDTLTRLAADLDHTQARTVVCLGDSFDDLQAAQALPEEDRLWITRLQAGRRWIWIEGNHDPGPITLGGSHLAAFTAPPLTFRHIATTATTGEISGHYHPKVTLPTRGRRISRPAFLLDSDRLILPAYGTYTGGLHSHDGILARLMRPDATAILTGPVPVRIPMPRL